CTAATGAATCAGAACAGGTAAACATTTGAGGTTATGTGCAGAAAAAATCAGATGCAGGGTATAGTATAGTGCAAGGGTTAAGGCGTTTCAAAGACagagagcttttttttgattgaccTTATCCTATTATTGGAAAATCGGCATAAACAGTTCCTTGTACCTTTTTTGGGTCGATCGTTCCAGTGATCGGACATTTGTCACAAAACAATGACTCCgttctgtcctttttttctcagttatcTTTTAATTGTTCCTTCTCTTTATCGCTCTTGTGCGCCATAAAAGGGCAGTTTTGCAATTGTAGACGAAAACATTTGTGGAAACAGTTTCGAATCAAACTTGCGTCACACCAGATTACATTTAACTCAAATATTAGTGAAGCTTTCACAACTTTTCGAACTACTACCGTGACATACTTTAGGTCGAACCGGAAGTTCTTGCGGCGAAGTCGTCCTTTACGCGAACTGTTACCACAGAAACCTGCGAAGGTAAAACAAGTTCTaaagaatttcgaaaaaaatatagtAAGAGGGACGGGGGGCAGTCAGCGGCGTccgcgtccagaaataaaggcgccaTTGAGCCGCTCCCTCCCTCAATTACGTTTTCATCGAATTTCGTTCAGTCTGATTGACTATAGTCGTACCACATTATCGTTTCAATTTTAAGCTCGTTGTTGAACCATGGTGGATTGTATGCGCTGGCAGTATACTTGAAGCGGATATTAAGGTTGAGTGGTTTTTCTCGgttgatctttctttttcattcatgaCATTGACAGTTTATAGGTCTTGACAGAGGATGAACGGCGAATTGTGGATTGTCTTCTAGATGAGGGTCCTCAAGCTGCGGGGCTGCTTCCGGTTCCAGTTGTGAACACGTTGCTTGATCGCGGCCTCATTTATTTAGACGTTCCAGTTGTTGAATCGGACTATGTTTATGGTGATTGTTAGTGTTCTCCCTTGATTTCACCTCAAGAAGGTTGTTATGCGTTTCAGTTGCACCATTGGACGGTTTCGTAATGAATCGCGTCCTTGGTGACTACTTTGAAACGCTTCtctacaaaatttttgttgctATCGATGATCAAACTACAGTTAGACAGGTATTTTGCATTGATTCTTATCGTTCGTCATAACTTTTTTGTATCCTTTTTTTCCGCAGATGGCTGAAATGCTCCACATAGACTTCTACCTCGTGGCAAATGCCATATCCGTTTTCTGTCGACTTGGATTCGCTAGGAAACGCGTCACAGGAATGGAGACAGCACGACTCCATTACAGCTGGGCGCAGGTCATTTCCATTCCGAACTCGCCGACACAGTGAGTTTCTcctttgttcattttcatctcttctcGGCTTTTCACTTATGTGTTCTTGTTTTGATGAGATAATGGCTTATCAATTGTTAATCAATGTTTTCATAGATGGTCTCACGATGTTTTAACGTATCAGTAACGAATGACAGCCAAACTGTAGGTTTGTAATTGTGGCATAACAAGTGACTTATGGCCGATTTCGTACTAACTACGCATGTTTGAAATATCCATGGAGCAGAGCTCAATATCatcattaaaaattttcttctaacaaTCTGACGACTGGTTTTGCAGGGAAGACATGGTGACATCTGTCTCTGGTGATCTAGGAGAGTTGTCGGCATCTCTTGCATCCCCCATGGGAGATGACGATGATGACGACCAAACGACTCAGATGAGTAGCAGCAGTGTGAAAGAAACGGTCAGGCTTAGATTGGCTTTGTCGTTATTTTGCTGCTTACTGATGCTATTGCAGACTCCGTCGCAAAATTCTTCTGAAGTAACACCATCTTCGTGCAGAACAGCATTCCTATTCGACTCTTCCTTAGCTGCATTTTTGATGATGGGTAACTTATCGAGCTCCCTTAAGGtgaacaattgttttttttttctgaatttagaATGTttgcttctctttcttctccattttgATTCAATACTTTAACTTTTGAGGGGCATGCTGTTACGTTGTTTGAGGTCGGTAAATTAGCTGACGAACAAATGAGAGATTTTCTGGAGCAGCTGGAATGCGTAGGcttatctttctttctttccctaCTCTTCTTGATGGATAGCTCCGCTTATATACTGTAACAAAGACAACAAAGGCGATTTTAGGTGAATCGTTTTGCTGAAGGAGAAGCACAACGGTACTCTGAACATGCTGTTGCGCTTTTAGACATTCTTCGAAGTCTACGAAAGGGACGTGAAGTGGATATGCTGAGAGGCGAAAGCCTTCTCAGTTTAGATCCACAAAGTCGTGTACGAGTGTTAGCTAAATCTTATGGGTTAGTTGTTTACTTCTTAATTTATACCTTTCTATTGTTTTACGTTCTCTAAACTCCTATGCATCTCAGTTggtaaaaaaatccttccatTCCTTGACATATGGAGgttttaattttacagaatCGTTGTATCCATGGCTCCTTTATCCTTCGATGCTTGCACAGTTCCATCATCATCATTGCCATTTATTGGCCCTCCTATACCTGAGGTTAGCTCTCTTAGCTTCGTATGAGTTTCGATCACCATGGTAAAGTACAGTGATTATTTATGCTCCAGGCCTGTTCACCATGGATGCGACTGGCTATATATTTAGCGGCAGAAAGTGGTCCAGCCTCAGTATACATTCCACGAGGCACGAGATTATCGCGATTGCCATCTGCTATCGCACAATCACCTAGACTTCTTGTTACGACTTCAAATCATGAACCACAACATATGCCAACCCATAATTCACTTATTGCTCTTAACGATATATTGTTAACGACACCACTTTTTGTGCAGGTGAATATCTAACTATCCGTGACAATATTACTAGTTcgatttcaaacttttctttcaGCAATATCCACATTACACTGATGAAGACGAACTCGTCTATGTCCCGTTTCCATTTGATGATGATGAGGCTGAAAGTGATGGTAAGATCCTTGTAATTATCTTTATGCGAAGAAAATTACGAAATTGGAACAAGTTAGGAAGCTAGAGAAATATTCTGATATGTTTGGAGATTTTAATCATaccattttgaagaaatgatgaCACATAATGGCACAACCATTAGAACACTTTGTTTCCGATACATTACACTGCAGTACTCACAATCTATAGAAGAAAGTCAGCTTATCCACGAAAATGTGCATTCATTTGAGTTTATTCATGTGCAGAAAACTGACAACTAATCTTTCTAGTAATTCTCTGACTATGAATTTGACACGAGTGTTTCATTATCCAGGTATTTTTCAGGATCGTTCGCTAAGCATCCTGCTGTGCTAGCATTGTCGTCGAGAATTGGATTGAATTCATTGTGTGGATATATAGTCCTTTTAAATCAGAAAGTCTCCCGGAAGGTGATAACAACAAACTCAACATCAATCACTTCCTACGATAACACTATGCTCCGAGGTTCACACACTATTTTGAGGTTTGTTCCTTGCTTAACTTCATTTTAGTTGTGAATTATTATGTTCATCATTCGCTCATCTCATTtactttcaattttccttCCTTTGATCTTCTTCTTGTCCCAAATTTTGTGCTGTGAGATAGTAGGAAACTATCTTTCATTGTGATTCAAGAGCACTGAAATTGTTGGATATGCCGTGGATCTCATCTGGCCATTTTCCTCCAACCTTCGTAAATacttcattcatttaaaattattaaggCAAGCTTAGGATAACCAGGCTCTCaccatgaaaaaaatggcTAAGCGCTAAGTCCAGACACTAAGATCTCTTAACTCGGGTAAACATTATCAAAGTTCTCGttcgttttctttcacttccctccatttatttctgaattttacacCAGGCCTAAGGTgggtgtaacgcagtcggaTAGAGATTCCGTTG
The Necator americanus strain Aroian chromosome I, whole genome shotgun sequence genome window above contains:
- a CDS encoding hypothetical protein (NECATOR_CHRI.G435.T1), which codes for MDVDTCIRENIVWQKLPEDIRVLLGNSQREYDKLVLEYSIKNQLRYKGNLVRYVKKSEETYYDMIIKYSESHLMLYPYHLSDIIVRELRVTPFNYYINIITDMIQSEKSYDSLPNFTAADAMRLLGIGRNQYIDLMNQNRSNRKFLRRSRPLRELLPQKPAKLVVEPWWIVCAGSILEADIKVLTEDERRIVDCLLDEGPQAAGLLPVPVVNTLLDRGLIYLDVPVVESDYVYVAPLDGFVMNRVLGDYFETLLYKIFVAIDDQTTVRQMAEMLHIDFYLVANAISVFCRLGFARKRVTGMETARLHYSWAQVISIPNSPTQEDMVTSVSGDLGELSASLASPMGDDDDDDQTTQMSSSSVKETTPSQNSSEVTPSSCRTAFLFDSSLAAFLMMGNLSSSLKGHAVTLFEVGKLADEQMRDFLEQLECVNRFAEGEAQRYSEHAVALLDILRSLRKGREVDMLRGESLLSLDPQSRVRVLAKSYGIVVSMAPLSFDACTVPSSSLPFIGPPIPEACSPWMRLAIYLAAESGPASVYIPRGTRLSRLPSAIAQSPRLLVTTSNHEPQHMPTHNSLIALNDILLTTPLFVQQYPHYTDEDELVYVPFPFDDDEAESDGSFAKHPAVLALSSRIGLNSLCGYIVLLNQKVSRKVITTNSTSITSYDNTMLRGSHTILSSLPKNSTYDDYVLLDCVFGIPLFNSALNETICSRMLNKGILETDNRTNIQFANKAVIDMITELVMKWNFGHTKSSFPSTEPWKAEFIPPVRTICYDPVRKEVYA
- a CDS encoding hypothetical protein (NECATOR_CHRI.G435.T2) — translated: MDVDTCIRENIVWQKLPEDIRVLLGNSQREYDKLVLEYSIKNQLRYKGNLVRYVKKSEETYYDMIIKYSESHLMLYPYHLSDIIVRELRVTPFNYYINIITDMIQSEKSYDSLPNFTAADAMRLLGIGRNQYIDLMNQNRSNRKFLRRSRPLRELLPQKPAKLVVEPWWIVCAGSILEADIKVLTEDERRIVDCLLDEGPQAAGLLPVPVVNTLLDRGLIYLDVPVVESDYVYVAPLDGFVMNRVLGDYFETLLYKIFVAIDDQTTVRQMAEMLHIDFYLVANAISVFCRLGFARKRVTGMETARLHYSWAQVISIPNSPTQEDMVTSVSGDLGELSASLASPMGDDDDDDQTTQMSSSSVKETTPSQNSSEVTPSSCRTAFLFDSSLAAFLMMGNLSSSLKGHAVTLFEVGKLADEQMRDFLEQLECVNRFAEGEAQRYSEHAVALLDILRSLRKGREVDMLRGESLLSLDPQSRVRVLAKSYGIVVSMAPLSFDACTVPSSSLPFIGPPIPEACSPWMRLAIYLAAESGPASVYIPRGTRLSRLPSAIAQSPRLLVTTSNHEPQHMPTHNSLIALNDILLTTPLFVQQYPHYTDEDELVYVPFPFDDDEAESDGSFAKHPAVLALSSRIGLNSLCGYIVLLNQKVSRKVITTNSTSITSYDNTMLRGSHTILSSLPKNSTYDDYVLLDCVFGIPLFNSALNETICSRMLNKGILETDNRTNIQFANKAVIDMITELVMKWNFGHTKSSFPSTEPWKAEFIPPVRTICYDPVRKEVHNGTTYTAAQSAELKHETLRAPTIFGSSGFEQWMTPREEYYEVIQRCSLIGGRKGDRSAVSSVGRI